The following coding sequences lie in one Actinomycetes bacterium genomic window:
- a CDS encoding winged helix DNA-binding domain-containing protein, producing MDLTPQHALALRMASLLLGERPAAVERPADVAGVVTWFGALQAQDLSSGLWSLGARLPHLAAADVQAALEDREALRTWPMRGTVHLVPPRDAHWMLELMGQRALAGAAARRAFLGLDEAVADRAVDVLGAALAGGGRLTRAECVARLERAGIPGAGQLGYHLLWYASQRGVTCIAPNVGTEQTFVLLDEWVPDPVRLDRDEALATIAVRYFRSHGPTTRQDFAGWTGLTMTDTRRGIAVAGDRLARATVDGKEVFLDPVQLDEHAVRPDSDGASGWHALPGFDEYLLGFKDRSLMLAEEHKQAIIPGGNGVFQATLVRDGRVAGTWKRSTTKSRTVVEARPLVSLRATDRKRVEAALQPYARFTGRSVEVRWP from the coding sequence ATGGATCTGACCCCGCAGCACGCGCTGGCCCTGCGCATGGCCAGCCTGCTGCTGGGCGAACGGCCTGCGGCGGTCGAGCGGCCGGCGGACGTCGCGGGGGTGGTGACCTGGTTCGGCGCCCTGCAGGCGCAGGACCTCAGCAGCGGTCTGTGGTCGCTGGGGGCGCGGCTGCCGCACCTCGCCGCGGCCGACGTCCAGGCGGCCCTGGAGGACCGCGAGGCGCTGCGCACCTGGCCGATGCGCGGCACGGTCCACCTGGTCCCCCCGCGGGACGCGCACTGGATGCTTGAGCTGATGGGGCAGCGGGCCCTCGCGGGCGCGGCTGCCCGGCGAGCCTTCCTCGGGCTGGACGAGGCGGTGGCGGACCGCGCTGTCGACGTCTTGGGGGCGGCGCTCGCCGGGGGTGGGCGGCTCACCCGGGCCGAGTGCGTGGCCAGGCTGGAACGGGCCGGCATCCCCGGTGCGGGGCAGCTCGGCTACCACCTGCTCTGGTACGCCAGCCAGCGGGGGGTGACCTGCATCGCGCCGAACGTGGGCACCGAGCAGACCTTCGTGCTGCTCGACGAGTGGGTGCCCGACCCGGTCCGGCTGGACCGTGACGAGGCGCTTGCCACCATCGCCGTCCGCTACTTCCGCAGCCACGGGCCGACCACCCGGCAGGACTTCGCGGGCTGGACCGGGCTGACCATGACGGACACGAGGCGCGGGATCGCCGTGGCCGGCGACCGGCTGGCCCGTGCGACGGTCGACGGCAAGGAGGTGTTCCTCGATCCGGTCCAGCTCGACGAGCACGCCGTCCGGCCGGACTCGGACGGCGCGAGCGGGTGGCACGCGCTGCCCGGGTTCGACGAGTACCTGCTCGGGTTCAAGGACCGTTCGCTCATGCTCGCCGAGGAGCACAAGCAGGCGATCATCCCGGGCGGGAACGGGGTCTTCCAGGCGACCCTGGTGCGTGACGGGCGGGTTGCCGGCACCTGGAAGCGGTCGACCACCAAGAGTCGTACGGTGGTCGAGGCCCGGCCGCTGGTGTCCCTGCGGGCGACCGACCGGAAGCGGGTCGAGGCCGCGCTGCAGCCCTACGCCCGGTTCACCGGGCGATCGGTCGAGGTGCGCTGGCCCTGA